A genomic segment from Actinoplanes sichuanensis encodes:
- a CDS encoding TetR/AcrR family transcriptional regulator produces the protein MSDAPPIWFRPERGSRGPQPGHSRDEIVAAAVALADADGLAAVSMRAVAGALGTGAGSLYRYLSSRDDLLDLMTDRVIGELRPFPAIGPDPMTALLGLAGRQLDLYRQHPWLIDLLTRPSGLGPEGLAWFDHCLHVLEPVRCGSAAKFEALAMMTGVVTLFVRQERAAPPPAFTGFDLTAYPHLIAAFGDPGAPREDLFERTLRGLLGALLS, from the coding sequence GTGAGCGACGCACCTCCGATCTGGTTCAGGCCCGAGCGCGGCAGCCGCGGACCGCAGCCGGGGCACAGCCGGGACGAGATCGTGGCGGCCGCCGTCGCGCTGGCCGACGCCGACGGGCTGGCCGCGGTCTCGATGCGGGCGGTCGCCGGGGCCCTCGGCACCGGCGCGGGCAGCCTCTACCGCTACCTGTCGTCGCGTGACGATCTGCTCGACCTGATGACCGACCGGGTGATCGGCGAGCTGCGGCCGTTCCCGGCGATCGGGCCCGACCCGATGACCGCGCTACTGGGGCTGGCCGGGCGGCAGCTCGACCTCTACCGGCAACACCCCTGGCTGATCGACCTGCTCACCCGGCCCAGCGGTCTGGGGCCCGAGGGGCTGGCGTGGTTCGACCACTGCCTGCACGTCCTCGAGCCGGTGCGCTGCGGCAGCGCCGCCAAGTTCGAGGCGCTCGCGATGATGACCGGGGTGGTGACGCTCTTCGTGCGCCAGGAGCGGGCCGCACCGCCCCCGGCCTTCACCGGGTTCGACCTCACGGCGTACCCCCATCTGATCGCCGCCTTCGGCGACCCGGGCGCGCCCCGCGAGGATCTCTTCGAACGGACCCTGCGCGGTCTTCTCGGCGCCCTGCTCAGTTAG
- a CDS encoding alpha/beta fold hydrolase, whose product MIEMRDGAKIPLHTTGSGPDLLVVHGGGVTIDIYRRLAARLADRFTVHLYNRRGRADAPPRSVPYSIQEDVDDLAQVLAHTGAVNVLGHSGGAVVAIEAARQQVPMRRLAVYDVPLPVDGLFPTDWLPAAQAAARAGDTARALALTGAGLNTQSAAGKLPIRVQVAITKMFLRTPIGRTMGDLVAMTLDESAAIRDLIGPASRWAGITAETLLVCGASGPPYYPKIHGALAAAIPNARALEIPSSTHDGLARATPKVVEPFAEFFADR is encoded by the coding sequence ATGATCGAGATGAGAGACGGGGCGAAGATCCCCCTGCACACCACCGGCAGCGGGCCGGACCTCCTGGTGGTGCACGGCGGCGGCGTGACCATCGACATCTACCGGCGGCTGGCCGCCCGGCTCGCCGACCGGTTCACCGTCCACCTCTACAACCGCCGGGGCCGGGCCGACGCGCCGCCGCGCAGCGTCCCCTACTCGATCCAGGAGGATGTCGACGACCTGGCTCAGGTGCTCGCGCACACCGGCGCGGTCAACGTGCTCGGCCACAGCGGCGGCGCGGTCGTCGCGATCGAGGCGGCCCGACAGCAGGTGCCGATGCGGCGGCTCGCGGTCTACGACGTGCCGCTCCCGGTCGACGGCCTGTTCCCGACCGACTGGCTGCCGGCCGCACAGGCGGCGGCGCGGGCCGGCGACACGGCCCGTGCCCTGGCGCTGACCGGGGCCGGCCTCAACACCCAGTCGGCGGCGGGCAAGCTGCCGATCCGCGTGCAGGTGGCGATCACCAAGATGTTCCTGCGGACACCGATCGGCCGGACGATGGGCGACCTGGTGGCCATGACACTGGACGAGTCGGCGGCGATCAGAGACCTCATCGGACCGGCCTCACGCTGGGCCGGCATCACCGCCGAGACGCTGCTGGTCTGCGGCGCGAGCGGGCCGCCCTACTATCCGAAGATCCACGGGGCGCTCGCCGCGGCGATTCCGAACGCCCGCGCCCTGGAGATCCCGAGCAGCACCCACGACGGCCTGGCCCGGGCCACCCCGAAGGTCGTCGAGCCGTTCGCCGAGTTCTTCGCCGACCGCTGA
- a CDS encoding DUF4265 domain-containing protein, with translation MAAVQVYFDLPRDGADWPPVEVESLWADTVGDGVVRLTNVPWFVRGVASGDLVRVEADADGVLWAAEHLEWSGNCTIRVVPFRSGPLHGSRRRVLDAFEPFGVTGEDIQQYGLVALEVPPGADLAGVQRVLRAGARDGWWDYEEGCVSEEWTAAASAKPVQ, from the coding sequence ATGGCAGCGGTCCAGGTGTATTTCGATCTGCCGCGTGACGGTGCCGACTGGCCACCGGTCGAGGTGGAGAGTCTCTGGGCCGACACGGTCGGCGACGGTGTCGTGCGGCTGACCAATGTGCCCTGGTTCGTGCGCGGGGTGGCCAGCGGTGATCTGGTCCGGGTCGAGGCCGACGCGGACGGCGTGCTCTGGGCCGCCGAGCATCTGGAATGGTCCGGCAACTGCACGATCCGGGTCGTCCCGTTCCGCAGCGGGCCGCTGCACGGCTCCCGCCGGCGGGTGCTCGACGCGTTCGAGCCGTTCGGCGTGACCGGTGAGGACATTCAGCAGTACGGCCTGGTCGCGCTGGAGGTGCCGCCGGGTGCTGACCTGGCCGGTGTCCAGCGGGTGCTCCGGGCCGGCGCACGCGACGGCTGGTGGGACTACGAGGAGGGCTGCGTCAGCGAGGAGTGGACCGCCGCCGCGTCAGCAAAACCGGTTCAGTGA
- a CDS encoding GNAT family N-acetyltransferase, translated as MPQPVLRTERMLLVPLSDEHLELEVELDADPEVLRYLDGRARTRDEVTEFHVTRMERGRRVDGLGYWVAFGPGDEFIGVMMLPPGADESAAELGYRLARRHWRRGYAAEASRELLRHAFETAGQSRVFAQTMTVNAGSRAVMAKVGLRYQRTFFPDYPPIPGSEEGEVEYAITRDEWLALTRTPEVGGV; from the coding sequence ATGCCACAACCTGTCCTGCGCACCGAGCGGATGCTCCTGGTGCCGCTCTCCGACGAGCACCTGGAGCTGGAGGTCGAGCTGGACGCCGACCCCGAGGTGCTGCGCTATCTCGACGGTCGGGCCCGCACCCGCGACGAGGTCACCGAGTTCCATGTGACGCGGATGGAGCGGGGTCGCCGGGTCGACGGGCTCGGGTACTGGGTGGCGTTCGGGCCGGGTGACGAGTTCATCGGCGTGATGATGCTGCCGCCGGGCGCGGACGAGTCGGCGGCCGAGCTCGGTTACCGCCTGGCCCGGCGGCACTGGCGGCGGGGCTACGCCGCCGAGGCGTCCCGGGAGCTGCTGCGGCACGCGTTCGAGACGGCCGGGCAGAGCCGGGTCTTCGCGCAGACCATGACGGTCAACGCCGGCTCCCGGGCGGTGATGGCCAAGGTCGGGCTGCGCTACCAGCGGACCTTCTTCCCGGACTATCCGCCCATTCCGGGGTCCGAGGAGGGTGAGGTGGAATACGCGATCACCCGTGACGAATGGCTCGCTCTCACCCGTACGCCCGAGGTCGGCGGGGTCTGA
- a CDS encoding outer membrane protein assembly factor BamB family protein — MSRRPLRSLLLAALLLLTGCIHPDLPGLGDDVELVDRWRIPSPVTGWDLTDFTDPRFGLIGQGRRLISVDASTGALRWSIDLPEGYRVTRESTSVAARAVLVRGPGGFRVVGLDDGAVLWQRESTGTVVADRDGLLLAECRTSGCELSGWDLHRGERQWSHETGERVEPVLSGPYQCACVFLLGERTISAIGHEFGRVAWSMARPPGVTRLIPALYRLILFSPPTRPGCSAVLRGTDLGKVIWTREIPTTCDLTEPIRDDELAIPVKDGVEIVDTYHGTNRTIPLGAGETLLADRITWTPGLGYRDLDDREAPTAQVPPPADGRPGAVLIGVGVWLLRSGDGLVLWSRFHGVRWTGPEPAAVASFDRLVRLDGTDLAGTGPPEGAGQ; from the coding sequence ATGTCACGCCGCCCGCTCAGATCGCTGCTCCTGGCCGCTCTGCTGCTGCTCACCGGCTGCATCCACCCGGACCTGCCCGGGCTGGGCGACGACGTCGAGCTGGTGGACCGGTGGCGGATCCCGTCGCCGGTGACCGGCTGGGATCTCACCGACTTCACCGACCCGAGGTTCGGCCTGATCGGGCAGGGCCGGCGGCTCATCTCGGTGGATGCGTCGACCGGCGCACTGCGCTGGTCGATCGACCTGCCGGAGGGCTATCGGGTCACCCGGGAGTCGACGTCGGTGGCGGCCCGCGCGGTGCTGGTCCGCGGGCCGGGCGGGTTCCGGGTGGTGGGCCTCGACGACGGGGCGGTGCTCTGGCAGCGCGAGTCGACGGGCACGGTGGTGGCCGACCGGGACGGGCTGTTGCTCGCCGAGTGCCGGACCTCGGGCTGTGAGCTGTCCGGGTGGGACCTCCACCGGGGTGAGCGGCAGTGGTCACACGAGACCGGTGAGCGGGTGGAGCCGGTGCTCTCCGGGCCGTACCAGTGCGCGTGTGTGTTCCTGCTCGGCGAGCGCACGATCAGCGCCATCGGCCACGAGTTCGGCCGGGTCGCTTGGAGCATGGCGCGGCCACCCGGGGTGACGCGCCTGATCCCGGCGCTGTACCGGTTGATCCTCTTCTCCCCGCCGACGCGGCCGGGCTGTTCCGCGGTCCTGCGCGGCACCGATCTCGGCAAGGTCATCTGGACGCGGGAGATCCCGACGACCTGCGACCTCACCGAGCCGATCCGCGACGACGAGCTGGCCATCCCGGTCAAGGACGGAGTCGAGATCGTGGACACCTACCACGGGACCAATCGCACGATTCCGCTCGGCGCGGGCGAGACCCTGCTCGCCGACCGGATCACCTGGACACCCGGCCTCGGCTACCGCGACCTGGACGATCGCGAGGCCCCGACCGCACAGGTGCCCCCGCCTGCGGACGGGCGGCCGGGAGCGGTCCTGATCGGGGTGGGCGTCTGGCTGCTGCGGTCAGGTGACGGGCTGGTGTTGTGGAGCCGGTTCCACGGGGTCCGCTGGACCGGGCCGGAGCCGGCGGCCGTCGCGAGTTTCGACAGGCTCGTCCGCCTGGACGGCACCGATCTCGCCGGGACGGGCCCACCGGAGGGCGCCGGGCAGTGA
- a CDS encoding galactose oxidase early set domain-containing protein gives MNRSRPLMSRSNRLHIAQLMVLTLVLFLALPDRPASAGANLIANPGLESLAADGFPVCWEQSGWGANGHTFALSTDAHSGARSMSVTLTTAGQGDRKAMMLEDTSCAPNVTPGHQYDLSAWYKTTTPNTVMTVFRHDVAQGWVYWTDLATLPVTDVWTKRTVRTPQIPANTDQIVWGVTIYGNGTLKTDDYTMVDATQTVPDESCSAGDKCVKGDWQVMPFQSSVRAIHAVVLRNGNVLLIAGSGNDPAAFAAKTFTTAIYKPGTGQFTAVPTPEDLFCSGHVQLKDGRVLVMGGNKDYPAADGSHGYKGLKNSYIFDPATSTYTRVNDMTAGSWYPSATVLGNGDVISLGGLGEDSHGMVATQYFNSTQQRWLGLNEANQTWNFWGLYPSMILMQDGRLFYTGSHVFGNGTPGTGSSIYDYGTSTITPVPGLRKKDERDQSMSVLLPPAQDQKVLTMGGGNIETNPDAHRLTDIIDLKQASPVYTAGPQIPQGTMTGGVPQTGDQGKMYVSAVLLPDGKVFETGGALHNRADPVYEASMYDPATNTFTAGMATDPVPRGYHSSAFLLPDGRVMAVGDNPGNGTFDKRVSVYSPPYLFKGARPQITGLSTPNWAYGSSNTITVDSPILKAELIRPAAVTHSSDPNQRFVDLPMTVNGNSISLNLTSNPNLAPPGWYMLFVVGTNGVPSVAKWVKVG, from the coding sequence ATGAACCGATCACGTCCGCTGATGAGCCGCAGCAACCGGCTCCACATAGCCCAGTTGATGGTGCTCACGCTCGTACTCTTCCTGGCGCTTCCGGATCGTCCGGCGTCGGCCGGTGCCAATCTGATCGCCAACCCGGGCCTGGAATCGCTGGCCGCCGACGGGTTCCCGGTCTGTTGGGAGCAGTCCGGCTGGGGCGCCAACGGCCACACGTTCGCGCTGAGCACCGACGCGCACAGCGGCGCCCGGTCGATGTCGGTCACGTTGACCACGGCCGGCCAGGGTGACCGCAAGGCGATGATGCTCGAGGACACCTCGTGCGCGCCGAACGTCACGCCCGGGCACCAGTACGACCTGTCCGCCTGGTACAAGACGACCACCCCGAACACCGTGATGACCGTCTTCCGGCACGACGTCGCGCAGGGCTGGGTGTACTGGACCGACCTGGCCACGCTGCCGGTCACCGACGTGTGGACCAAGCGGACCGTGCGCACCCCGCAGATCCCGGCGAACACCGACCAGATCGTCTGGGGCGTCACCATCTACGGCAACGGCACCCTGAAGACCGACGACTACACCATGGTCGACGCCACCCAGACGGTGCCCGACGAGTCGTGCAGCGCCGGCGACAAATGCGTCAAGGGCGACTGGCAGGTCATGCCGTTCCAGTCGTCGGTGCGGGCCATCCACGCCGTCGTGCTGCGCAACGGCAACGTGCTGCTGATCGCAGGCTCCGGCAACGATCCGGCCGCGTTCGCCGCCAAGACCTTCACCACCGCCATCTACAAACCGGGCACCGGGCAGTTCACCGCGGTGCCGACGCCCGAGGACCTGTTCTGCTCCGGGCACGTGCAGCTCAAGGACGGCCGGGTGCTGGTCATGGGCGGCAACAAGGACTACCCGGCGGCGGACGGGAGCCACGGCTACAAGGGACTGAAGAACTCGTACATCTTCGACCCCGCGACCAGCACCTACACCCGGGTCAACGACATGACCGCGGGCTCCTGGTACCCGTCGGCGACAGTCCTCGGCAACGGTGACGTGATCTCGCTCGGCGGCCTCGGCGAGGACTCCCACGGCATGGTCGCCACCCAGTACTTCAACTCCACCCAGCAGCGCTGGCTCGGGCTCAACGAGGCCAACCAGACCTGGAACTTCTGGGGCCTCTACCCGTCGATGATCCTGATGCAGGACGGTCGCCTCTTCTACACCGGCAGCCACGTCTTCGGCAACGGCACCCCGGGCACCGGCTCGTCGATCTACGACTACGGGACCAGCACCATCACGCCGGTGCCCGGCCTGCGGAAGAAGGACGAGCGCGACCAGTCGATGAGCGTCCTGCTGCCCCCGGCCCAGGACCAGAAGGTGCTGACCATGGGCGGCGGCAACATCGAGACCAACCCGGACGCGCACCGGCTCACCGACATCATCGACCTGAAGCAGGCCTCCCCGGTCTACACCGCCGGGCCGCAGATCCCGCAGGGCACCATGACCGGCGGCGTCCCGCAGACCGGCGACCAGGGCAAGATGTACGTGTCGGCGGTACTGCTCCCGGACGGCAAGGTCTTCGAGACCGGCGGCGCGCTGCACAACCGGGCCGACCCCGTCTACGAGGCGTCGATGTACGACCCGGCCACCAACACGTTCACCGCCGGGATGGCCACCGACCCGGTGCCGCGCGGCTACCACTCGTCGGCCTTCCTGCTGCCCGACGGCCGGGTCATGGCGGTCGGCGACAACCCGGGTAACGGCACGTTCGACAAACGGGTGTCGGTCTACTCGCCGCCGTACCTGTTCAAGGGCGCCCGACCGCAGATCACCGGGCTGTCCACGCCGAACTGGGCGTACGGCAGCTCGAACACGATCACCGTGGACTCGCCGATCCTGAAGGCCGAGCTGATCCGCCCGGCCGCGGTGACCCACTCCAGCGACCCGAACCAGCGGTTCGTCGACCTGCCGATGACCGTGAACGGCAACTCGATCAGCCTCAACCTGACCAGCAATCCCAACCTGGCGCCGCCCGGCTGGTACATGCTGTTCGTGGTGGGCACCAACGGCGTCCCGTCGGTCGCGAAGTGGGTGAAGGTCGGATGA
- a CDS encoding glycosyltransferase, whose product MTTQAQGRAAVGLPHQATVTPGEKTLSLKAFRGSGRTRAVLPGEIGVRPNPATLRQSVIVPTYNERDNVPTLLARLAAALPHDDTEIVFVDDSTDGTPEAIREAARDHPIAITVHHRDESTGGLGGAVVEGMRLARGEWIVVMDADLQHPPEIVPDLIAAGLRDGADLVVGSRYAGGGDTGGLADGYRKLVSRGSTLLVKTLFRNSLLAVSDPMSGLFAIRASSLDTAALRPLGYKILLELIVRNRPGRIVEVPYGFQARHAGESKSTAAEGVRFLKHVAGLRFGPARLRMLAFALIGLSGLLPNQAVLWALLHLTDVHYTAAAVAANVVAVGWNFALTDTLLYRNHRRRGPASRFARFFLMGNADLLLRIPLLAVLVSGLHLGVLVGNLLTLVASFVIRFLISDRLIYRAGKKP is encoded by the coding sequence ATGACCACCCAGGCACAGGGCCGGGCGGCCGTCGGACTGCCGCACCAGGCCACCGTCACTCCCGGCGAGAAGACGCTGTCGCTGAAGGCGTTCCGCGGTTCCGGGCGCACCCGGGCCGTGCTGCCCGGCGAGATCGGCGTCCGCCCGAATCCGGCCACTCTGCGGCAGAGCGTCATCGTGCCCACCTACAACGAGCGCGACAACGTGCCGACCCTGCTGGCCCGGCTGGCCGCCGCCCTGCCGCACGACGACACCGAGATCGTCTTCGTCGACGACAGCACCGACGGCACCCCCGAGGCCATCCGGGAGGCGGCCCGGGACCACCCGATCGCGATCACCGTGCACCACCGCGACGAGAGCACCGGTGGGCTGGGCGGCGCGGTGGTCGAGGGTATGCGGCTCGCGCGGGGCGAGTGGATCGTCGTGATGGACGCCGACCTGCAGCACCCACCGGAGATCGTGCCCGACCTGATCGCAGCCGGCCTGCGGGACGGCGCCGACCTGGTCGTCGGCAGCCGCTACGCCGGCGGTGGCGACACCGGTGGGCTGGCCGACGGATACCGCAAGCTGGTCTCGCGGGGCTCGACGCTGCTGGTCAAGACGCTGTTCCGGAACAGTCTGCTGGCCGTCAGCGACCCGATGAGCGGGCTGTTCGCGATCCGGGCCAGTTCCCTGGACACGGCCGCGCTCCGGCCGCTCGGCTACAAGATCCTGCTGGAGTTGATCGTCCGCAACCGGCCCGGCCGGATCGTCGAGGTGCCGTACGGCTTCCAGGCCCGGCACGCCGGCGAGTCCAAGTCGACAGCGGCCGAGGGCGTCAGGTTCCTCAAACACGTCGCCGGGCTGCGGTTCGGCCCGGCCCGGCTGCGGATGCTGGCGTTCGCGCTGATCGGGCTCTCCGGGCTGCTGCCCAACCAGGCCGTGCTGTGGGCGCTGCTGCACCTGACCGACGTGCACTACACGGCGGCCGCGGTGGCCGCCAACGTGGTCGCGGTCGGCTGGAACTTCGCGTTGACCGACACCCTGCTCTACCGCAACCACCGACGGCGCGGCCCGGCCAGCCGGTTCGCCCGGTTCTTCCTGATGGGCAACGCCGACCTGCTGTTGCGCATCCCGCTGCTGGCCGTGCTGGTCAGTGGCCTGCACCTGGGCGTGCTGGTCGGCAATCTACTGACCCTCGTCGCGTCCTTCGTCATCCGATTCCTGATCTCCGACAGGCTGATCTACCGAGCGGGAAAGAAGCCATGA
- a CDS encoding ArnT family glycosyltransferase, protein MTTTGTALIPKARGPRAETSPTRALVPIPQPPGGVRRRELTGGEGLLAGLLTTLVIVVLTVNISGFPMASDDEGTYLAQAWAVATGKGLAHYTYWYDHPPLAWIQLAALSWIPDLFGVTGPAVTTGRVAMIPVVAACLLLVYLICRRLGMGIRASAIGLLFFGLSPLTVTMYREIYLDSFAVAWMLGALALVLSPRRNLWHYTAAGAATAVAVLSKETMLVTLPAVCVALWQNAARSSTRPWAVGGYLSGLVLVGVFYPLYAVLRGELFPGPGHVSLIGAWQFQLANRSGTGSVFTPGSGSYELVQSWLFYDPVILVAGLLATVPALFVRRLRPAALAALILVLVAIRPGGYLPAMYVVQLLPFFAIVTAGMLDVAARAVPRHRRWWRPALAAVAVLLAAMLIGPRWVAGNHRNLTADDNAGYAAAAAYLRTSVPDRSNTTVVTDDVLWLDCVEAGFPEEQVIWFYKLDLDPAVQSRLPNGWRDVDYLISTPALRQDPSTLPLVTALLTNSTLEASFGPADARIEIRRIDKENP, encoded by the coding sequence ATGACCACCACCGGCACCGCCCTCATCCCCAAGGCGCGAGGCCCGCGGGCCGAGACGTCGCCGACGCGCGCCCTGGTTCCGATTCCCCAACCCCCGGGAGGGGTACGGCGACGCGAGCTCACCGGCGGCGAGGGCCTGCTCGCCGGTCTGCTGACCACGCTGGTGATCGTCGTCCTGACGGTCAACATCAGTGGCTTCCCGATGGCCAGTGACGACGAGGGCACCTACCTCGCACAGGCCTGGGCGGTCGCCACCGGCAAGGGCCTGGCCCACTACACCTACTGGTACGACCACCCGCCCCTGGCCTGGATCCAGCTGGCCGCCCTCTCCTGGATCCCCGACCTCTTCGGGGTCACCGGCCCCGCGGTCACCACCGGCCGGGTCGCCATGATCCCGGTCGTCGCGGCCTGCCTGCTGCTGGTCTACCTGATCTGCCGTCGGCTCGGCATGGGTATCCGCGCGTCCGCGATCGGCCTGCTGTTCTTCGGCCTGTCCCCGCTGACCGTCACCATGTACCGCGAGATCTACCTGGACAGCTTCGCCGTCGCCTGGATGCTCGGCGCGCTGGCCCTGGTGCTGTCCCCGCGCCGCAACCTGTGGCACTACACCGCGGCCGGGGCGGCCACCGCGGTCGCCGTGCTGAGCAAGGAGACCATGCTGGTCACCCTGCCCGCGGTGTGCGTGGCCCTGTGGCAGAACGCGGCCCGCAGCTCGACCCGACCGTGGGCGGTCGGCGGTTACCTGAGCGGGCTGGTGCTGGTCGGCGTCTTCTACCCGCTCTACGCGGTGTTGCGCGGCGAGCTGTTCCCCGGCCCGGGGCACGTGTCGTTGATCGGCGCGTGGCAGTTCCAGCTGGCCAACCGGTCCGGCACGGGCAGCGTCTTCACCCCGGGCTCGGGGTCGTACGAGCTGGTCCAGTCGTGGCTCTTCTACGACCCGGTGATCCTGGTCGCCGGGTTGCTGGCCACGGTGCCGGCGCTGTTCGTCCGCCGGCTGCGCCCGGCCGCCCTCGCCGCGCTGATCCTGGTGCTGGTCGCCATCCGTCCCGGCGGCTACCTGCCGGCCATGTACGTGGTCCAGTTGCTGCCGTTCTTCGCCATCGTCACGGCCGGGATGCTCGACGTGGCGGCCCGGGCCGTACCCCGGCACCGCCGTTGGTGGCGGCCCGCGCTGGCGGCCGTGGCGGTACTGCTCGCGGCGATGCTGATCGGTCCGCGCTGGGTGGCCGGCAACCACCGCAACCTGACCGCCGACGACAACGCCGGGTACGCGGCCGCGGCCGCATACCTGCGCACCTCGGTTCCGGACCGGTCGAACACCACAGTGGTCACCGACGACGTGCTGTGGCTCGACTGTGTCGAGGCCGGGTTCCCGGAGGAGCAGGTCATCTGGTTCTACAAGCTCGACCTCGACCCGGCCGTGCAGTCCCGTCTGCCGAACGGCTGGCGCGACGTCGACTACCTGATCTCGACGCCCGCGCTGCGCCAGGACCCGAGCACGCTGCCGCTGGTCACCGCCCTGCTGACGAACTCGACGCTGGAGGCCTCGTTCGGCCCGGCCGACGCCCGCATCGAGATCCGCCGCATCGACAAGGAGAATCCATGA